From Anaerolineae bacterium, the proteins below share one genomic window:
- the malQ gene encoding 4-alpha-glucanotransferase: protein MELTRSSGILLHPTSFPGPYGLGDLGQSAYAFIDFLVRAKQSLWQVLPLGPTGYGDSPYASFSSFAGNPLLISLDRLATSGDLVEADLAGKPDFLLDQVDYGRVIQWKTPLLEKAARNFLSYAAAERRNDFDAFCAEHSGWLDDFALFMVVKDHFDQKAREAGVFGAMWNTYWDKDIALRQPRAMARWQKEHAGAIAVKKVQQYYFFEQWGALRRYANERGVKIIGDIPIFVAPDSVDVWANRELFHLDKKGQPTVVAGVPPDYFSETGQLWGNPLYNWQAMARQNYQWWIDRLAATLRLVDIIRIDHFRGFEAYWEIPAGEKTAVKGQWVKAPGMELFKTAKAALGELTILAEDLGVITPAVEALRDHFAFPGMKILQFAFDSKEAGDLNASNAFLPHNYGRNAVVYTGTHDNDTTLGWYRQRTPEEKDLIRRYLARDDHDIVWDFIRLAMASSARYAIIPLQDVLNLDTDARMNTPSTLGGNWDWRYRPEALNQWGSDRLRELVDLYGRDPKLWEEKCQAEAEKSAA from the coding sequence ATGGAACTAACCCGCTCAAGTGGTATTTTGTTACACCCCACTTCATTTCCCGGCCCTTACGGCCTGGGCGATTTGGGGCAGTCCGCGTATGCATTTATTGACTTCCTGGTTAGGGCCAAACAATCCCTATGGCAGGTCCTGCCCCTGGGCCCAACGGGTTATGGCGACTCGCCCTACGCATCTTTTTCTTCATTTGCGGGCAATCCGCTGCTGATCAGCCTGGACCGGCTGGCGACATCGGGCGACCTGGTCGAGGCAGACCTGGCCGGCAAGCCCGATTTCCTTCTGGACCAGGTTGACTATGGCCGGGTGATTCAGTGGAAAACCCCGCTCTTGGAAAAAGCCGCCCGCAATTTTCTAAGTTACGCCGCTGCGGAACGCCGGAATGATTTTGACGCTTTTTGCGCCGAACACAGCGGCTGGCTGGACGACTTTGCCCTCTTTATGGTGGTCAAAGATCATTTTGACCAAAAAGCCAGAGAAGCCGGCGTTTTTGGGGCTATGTGGAACACCTACTGGGATAAAGACATAGCCCTGCGCCAACCCCGGGCAATGGCTCGTTGGCAAAAGGAACATGCCGGGGCCATTGCCGTGAAAAAAGTGCAGCAATACTACTTTTTTGAGCAGTGGGGCGCCTTGCGGCGTTACGCCAACGAGCGGGGCGTTAAAATTATTGGCGACATCCCCATTTTTGTGGCTCCCGATAGTGTGGACGTGTGGGCCAATCGTGAGTTGTTCCATTTAGATAAAAAAGGACAACCGACCGTGGTGGCCGGCGTGCCCCCCGATTATTTTAGCGAAACCGGCCAATTGTGGGGCAATCCGCTTTACAATTGGCAAGCGATGGCCAGGCAGAATTATCAGTGGTGGATTGACCGGCTGGCAGCCACGCTTCGGTTAGTGGATATTATCCGCATTGATCACTTCCGTGGTTTTGAGGCTTATTGGGAAATTCCGGCAGGCGAAAAAACTGCGGTCAAGGGCCAATGGGTCAAAGCGCCGGGCATGGAGTTGTTTAAAACAGCCAAAGCGGCCTTGGGTGAATTGACCATCCTGGCTGAAGACCTGGGCGTAATTACCCCGGCGGTTGAGGCGTTGCGCGACCATTTTGCTTTCCCCGGTATGAAGATTTTACAATTTGCCTTTGACAGCAAAGAGGCAGGCGATTTGAATGCTTCTAATGCTTTTTTACCGCATAATTACGGTCGTAACGCAGTGGTTTACACCGGCACCCACGACAACGACACCACCCTGGGCTGGTACCGCCAGCGTACGCCTGAAGAAAAGGATTTAATCCGCCGTTACCTGGCCCGTGATGACCACGATATTGTCTGGGATTTCATTCGCCTGGCCATGGCTTCGTCTGCCCGTTATGCCATTATCCCTCTGCAGGATGTGTTGAATTTGGATACTGACGCCAGGATGAACACACCCTCGACCCTGGGTGGCAATTGGGACTGGCGTTACCGCCCCGAGGCATTGAACCAATGGGGGTCAGATCGTCTGCGGGAACTGGTTGACCTGTATGGCCGCGACCCCAAATTGTGGGAGGAAAAGTGTCAGGCTGAGGCAGAAAAAAGCGCTGCCTAA
- a CDS encoding metal-dependent transcriptional regulator: protein MEDYLKAVYKLREQNEQVSTSALADYLKIAPASVTNMCKKLAELNLLTYEPYQGVKFTPTGEKLALEIVRHHRLIELYLAEALGVPWDQVHAEAEKLEHVISEDLEERMAAALGDPQFDPHGAPIPSRTGVVRQQKSGRLVDMQTGDKLVVVEVDDDDPELLRYLGEMGLYPGTSIQLLARAPYEGSLTLEVNQREYALSYQVAKTILVARQKK from the coding sequence ATGGAAGATTATCTCAAGGCCGTTTACAAGCTGCGAGAGCAAAATGAGCAGGTGTCTACCTCTGCCCTGGCCGATTATTTAAAAATAGCCCCGGCCTCGGTAACAAACATGTGCAAAAAATTGGCCGAGTTGAATTTGTTGACCTATGAGCCGTATCAGGGCGTAAAGTTTACGCCCACCGGCGAAAAATTGGCCCTGGAAATTGTCCGCCACCACCGCCTGATTGAATTATACCTGGCCGAAGCCTTGGGCGTACCCTGGGACCAGGTTCACGCTGAGGCCGAAAAACTGGAACACGTAATTAGCGAGGATTTGGAAGAACGGATGGCCGCCGCCCTGGGCGATCCCCAGTTTGACCCCCACGGCGCGCCCATTCCTTCGCGGACCGGGGTGGTGCGGCAGCAAAAGAGTGGCCGCCTGGTTGACATGCAAACGGGCGATAAATTGGTGGTGGTTGAAGTGGATGATGATGACCCGGAGTTGCTCCGTTATTTGGGTGAAATGGGCCTTTATCCGGGCACAAGTATTCAATTGTTGGCCCGCGCGCCTTACGAAGGCTCGTTGACGCTGGAGGTTAATCAGCGGGAGTATGCCTTGAGCTATCAGGTGGCCAAAACCATTTTGGTGGCCCGGCAAAAAAAATGA
- the eno gene encoding phosphopyruvate hydratase — MSMIEDMLAREILDSRGNPTIEVEVMLEDGAFGRAAVPSGASTGVHEALELRDGDKGRYLGKGVEKAVANVNEEIAPELIGWDALDQEGIDAYMLELDGTPNKSKLGANAILGVSLAVAKSAAESTGQPLFRYLGGVSARTLPVPMLNILNGGAHTGWQTTDFQEFMVMPYGAESFREGLRWGAEIYHALKAVLKSKGYNTNTGDEGGFAPALKGGNNEALNVIMEAIAKAGYKAGEQIFIALDPATSELYEDGKYTLRIEGKTLSSDDMVKLWQGWAENYPIISLEDGLAEDDWDGWVALTQALGAKVQLVGDDMLVTNVERLSKAIEMKAANSILIKLNQIGTLSETIAAIEMAKRANWTAVISHRSGETEDTTIADLAVGLNAGQIKTGAPARSDRVAKYNQLLRIEDMLEETAVYPGIKAYYNVR, encoded by the coding sequence ATGAGTATGATTGAAGATATGCTGGCCCGAGAAATTCTTGATTCTCGCGGCAACCCTACCATTGAGGTAGAGGTAATGTTGGAAGACGGCGCTTTTGGCCGGGCAGCGGTGCCTTCGGGCGCGTCAACCGGGGTGCACGAAGCCCTGGAATTGCGCGACGGCGATAAAGGCCGTTATCTGGGCAAGGGCGTGGAAAAAGCAGTGGCCAATGTTAATGAGGAAATTGCCCCGGAACTGATTGGTTGGGATGCGCTGGACCAGGAAGGCATTGACGCTTATATGCTTGAACTGGACGGCACGCCCAACAAATCCAAACTGGGGGCTAACGCCATCCTGGGCGTGAGTCTGGCCGTGGCCAAGTCCGCCGCCGAAAGCACCGGCCAGCCATTATTCCGCTACCTGGGCGGGGTGAGCGCCCGCACCCTGCCGGTGCCTATGCTGAACATTCTCAACGGCGGGGCGCACACCGGCTGGCAAACCACCGACTTCCAGGAGTTTATGGTAATGCCCTACGGCGCGGAGAGCTTCCGCGAGGGCCTGCGCTGGGGCGCGGAGATTTATCACGCGCTCAAGGCCGTGTTAAAAAGCAAAGGCTACAACACCAATACCGGCGACGAAGGCGGCTTTGCCCCGGCGCTCAAGGGCGGCAACAACGAAGCCCTGAACGTGATCATGGAAGCCATTGCCAAGGCCGGTTACAAAGCGGGCGAGCAGATTTTTATCGCCCTGGACCCGGCCACCTCTGAGTTATATGAAGACGGTAAGTACACCCTGCGCATCGAGGGCAAAACCCTTTCCAGCGACGATATGGTCAAACTGTGGCAGGGCTGGGCAGAGAACTACCCCATCATCTCCCTTGAAGACGGTCTGGCCGAAGACGACTGGGACGGTTGGGTGGCTCTGACCCAGGCCCTTGGCGCTAAGGTGCAGTTGGTGGGCGACGACATGCTGGTGACCAATGTGGAGCGTTTGAGCAAAGCCATCGAGATGAAAGCCGCCAACAGCATTCTGATCAAACTCAACCAGATTGGCACCTTGAGCGAAACCATCGCCGCCATTGAAATGGCCAAACGGGCCAACTGGACCGCCGTCATTTCCCATCGCTCCGGCGAAACCGAAGACACTACCATCGCCGATTTGGCCGTGGGCCTCAACGCCGGGCAAATCAAAACCGGCGCTCCGGCTCGCTCCGACCGGGTGGCCAAGTACAACCAGCTTCTCCGCATCGAGGACATGCTGGAAGAAACCGCAGTGTATCCGGGTATCAAAGCTTATTACAACGTGCGCTAA